The nucleotide sequence TAATGAATATCGTTACTATGAGTTAATGAGCAAGTTAGCTAATCAATTGAACTCCAACAATTTATCAGAAGCAACCAGAACTGTAGAACAAATGCAAATGATAGCACAGCAGACTAGAAGAATGGAGCTAATAGAGACAACTAGAAGAATAAGCGAAAGTATAGAGACAACTAGAAGAATAGGTACAGTAGAGCAAACTAGAAAGATATCTAAGGAAATAACTAGTGAAGTTACTAAGAAGTTGAGGTCTTAAACAAGGACTAAATTTATCTTAGTTCTTCCTCAGTTATCTTAACTATTCTAACTGTATTATCCTTCTCGTCGTATATTACTTTCACTAAATCTCCTTCTTTAATCGGAAATTTCTTTCTTATTCTAACCGGTATAGTTATCTGAAAATTCCTAGAGACCTTAACAATATCTTCTACCATCAAATAATAAATTAAAAACTGAAAATATAAAGTTTTTGTTTCTTTTTTTATTCAAATTTTATCCTCATTCAATTTGTCTTTAATATTTTGAGCAATCTCCAGAGCTTTCTTGTACAAAAATTCACCTAGTATAGGCTTATTTGCCTCCAGTTCTTCCAGGTCAATAATGTTGACAGTATTATTTACTTTTACCACGTCTACTTCTAAGTCTAAGTATCTTATTCTATTCTTAAGTAATTCAGGAGGAGTGGAAATATTTACATATAAACCCTTTAGATTATTGTTTCTGTCATGATACCTGTGAATTTGATACCAGTTTCGTGAGTCTAATTCGACTAAATCATAGTCACCGTCTTCAATCTTCAGATTTAAACCGTCATAAATCCCCCCACTCTTGAATTCCCTCCTTATTTTAAGCCAATAGTAATCTCTACCAATCTCCTTCTGGACAATTGTACCACCCTTCAAGAGTACACGTTTACCATTTGGCTTTACATGTTCAATGGCTTCAATCATATTATCTCCAATTAACGATGTTAACAATTTCTCAGGAGAAGGATTTACTTTACCTTCTTCAATGTCTACTTCGTTTGAATAGGTCATTTTGAGCATATGATGAAACTTCATGGTGTTAATTACCAGACTCCTAATGTCATCTAAGAATAGTTTATCCTCTAATGATAAGGTAACTTTCAGGAAGTCCTCTCCCTGTTCTCTAAAGTCATTATAACTATATCTCATTGTTAAATTTTCCAATTCCTCTTTAAGCTCTGCAGTAGTCGCCA is from Sulfolobus acidocaldarius DSM 639 and encodes:
- a CDS encoding AbrB/MazE/SpoVT family DNA-binding domain-containing protein translates to MVEDIVKVSRNFQITIPVRIRKKFPIKEGDLVKVIYDEKDNTVRIVKITEEELR
- a CDS encoding DUF402 domain-containing protein; amino-acid sequence: MRVRIRGIYATALTYLFLKNGFEIVQQTPQIAERFFMDIIRSPADVTVKDGIDKGEIVSVGEDIYNFMRSIFKYSPIWRSPIKLYSVVSTEDCKFMNFIVEPCLSEGLVIKPPVEGKIILSSPRAVGKFAMVWKGDGRTFFSEHIDERDSQRLLSVSIPFNKKGYNVKWRSNAAMATTAELKEELENLTMRYSYNDFREQGEDFLKVTLSLEDKLFLDDIRSLVINTMKFHHMLKMTYSNEVDIEEGKVNPSPEKLLTSLIGDNMIEAIEHVKPNGKRVLLKGGTIVQKEIGRDYYWLKIRREFKSGGIYDGLNLKIEDGDYDLVELDSRNWYQIHRYHDRNNNLKGLYVNISTPPELLKNRIRYLDLEVDVVKVNNTVNIIDLEELEANKPILGEFLYKKALEIAQNIKDKLNEDKI